A region of the Candidatus Latescibacter sp. genome:
CGGAAGAATTTTGCTCTTTTTCATTTTGCACCTACAAGGTGTGTGGAAATCCAAAAATATAGTTTATCATAACACCTTGTAATATATACTATTTATACAAATAATGCAAGTACTTTTTATAAAATTATCGCTGGATTGGGGTTAACAACATAACCGAAAAATATAATCAGCAGCTTAGAAAAAAGAAAGGAATCCATCATGCGTCAGAAACGAGTTCTGGTAACCGGCGGGGCGGGATTCCTCGGATCCCATCTCTGCGACCGGCTCGTGGCCAGCGGATACGATGTAATCTGTCTCGATAACTTTTTTACCGGATCGAAGCGTAATATCTATCACCTACTCGACAAACCGAATTTCGAGCTTATCCGTCACGATGTAACTCTGCCCATCTACCTGGAAGTGGATGAAATATACAACCTGGCCTGTCCCGCCTCGCCGGTTTTTTACCAGAAGGATCCTATTCAAACCACCAAAGTGAATGTGCTCGGGGCAATTAACATGCTTGGAATGGCCAAGCGGGTCAAAGCCAAAATCCTTCAGGCCTCTACAAGCGAGGTTTACGGCGATCCCGAGGTTCATCCCCAGAAGGAAACGTACTGGGGGCGGGTAAATCCCATCGGACCGCGCGCCTGCTATGATGAAGGGAAACGCTGCGCCGAGACTCTCTTTTTCGATTACTACACCCAGAACCATGTGAATATCCGGGTTATCCGCATCTTTAACACCTATGGTCCCCGGATGAGCTCCGATGATGGACGTGTGATCTCCAACTTTATCGTCCAGTCACTGGGAGGCGAAGATATAACTATTTTCGGCGACGGCAGCCACACCCGCTCTTTCTGCTATGTGGACGATCTCATCGAGGGAATGGTGCGCATGATGGACGGCCCGGACGATTTCATCGGCCCGGTGAACCTGGGCAACGAGGGGGAGTTCACCATCCGGGAACTGGCTGAGAAAGTAATCTCCCTGACCGGCTCTCATTCTAAAATTGTTTCCATGCCGCTGCCGCAGGATGACCCTGCCAAAAGAAAGCCGGATATCACCCTCGCATTCCAAAAACTCGGCTGGCGCCCGGTGGTCACGCTGGAGAAGGGGCTCGAAAAGACGATTGCATATTTCCGGAACCAGTTTTAAAACTCGATGTCAGGTTGCAAGCCGGGGTCCAAGTTAATCTCGGGAATTACCGCACGCACTCCGGCAGCCGGGTCCGCCGATTCGATAAAGTTGGCCGGGGTGTTTGAGGAAAATTTGATCTTTTGTGTCAGGGCGGTGAAAATATCCCGTTCGTTTCCGAGGATTTTCGCCAGGGTTACACGGTCGAGAGTTTCCAGCCAGCGTTTGATATCCCGGCTTTTCAATGCCTGGAGAAACTGTCCGGTAATTTCTTCCCTGGAATGAAAAACGGGGCGGGATAGCAGTCCCTTTCTGGCAAGGAGAATAGAGCGGGCGTTACGGTCATGGAGTACCCCCGGGAAAACCCCGGCGCCTCGGTCAATACCTGTCCACCAGCCCAGGCTGCACATGTAGACGGTAAGAACGGTCAGGGCGGTAAGCCACATTTTCTCCCCGACTCCTTCTTCCCAGAGAAAAGCCAGCGGTACGACGAGAAAGGGGAGTACGGGAATCATCTGGCGGGCGCACACGCTCTCGCCTGTGACCGGGACGGCGCTGGACACTGTCTGGATAAAAGAGAGCAGGATCACACTTCCCGATATGATGGCTGTTTCCTGCCGGTCGCTGCGCCACATGACCAAAAGGCCGGAGGGAACCAGGATGATCGCCGGCATGAGATACATCATGCCCAGCGGATTATCGAGAAGGATTTTCCAGATTTTCAAAAGCCAGTTTGTCTGAGGATCTCCGATATGGTAGGAAGAGGGGTCGTAGAGGTTATACGGCATGGTAAAGATAAATTGAACATATTCTCCGGTAAAATGACGGTTCACAGCAATAAACAGGGCAAAAGGCAGAAAAAATCCCAGTACATGGAAATGAATATCATGGTCTGACCATTCCCATCTCCCTTTCTCCAATGCGATCAATATCAGAACAGGGACAATGATAAACGCCATCACCGGCTGAAAAAAAAGATTAAGCCCGGCTGCAAATCCGCAAAAGAATGAATTGAGGGGAGTTCGTCCATTTGAAAGACCATATAAAAACAAGAGAAGTGTCAGAAGGGCCAGTACCTGGCCTGCCGGTTCGGAGAAAGCGCTGGCGGCAAAGAACAGGTTGGGAGTAGCAAATGCCAGAAAGAGGGTCGAGATGATGGCAAGGGGGAAAGACACCATTTCGAACATCAGGAAAAAGAAGAGGAGGGCGGAGAGCCACAGGATAAAGCTGTTGGTATAATACGGCCCGGCCTTGCCCCAGACTGCGGTCAGAGGCAGGCTGAGGAATGAAAATCCCAGGGGATGTTTGCGGGAAAGGGATTCCGGATCGTTCAGGTTTCCCTCCAGCATATCGCTGGTGATGGAATAACCGGACCATTCGTCCATCCGGAAAGGCGGGTAATGTTCCGCCATGACATAGTTGTTTTCCGCATGAGGAGTACCGGGTACCCCGGGTAAAAAACATGATTCAAAAAAAGATATACTCCCAGAATAATCACCGACATCGCCATGAACACCGCAAATCTCTTCGCGGTCATGCCCAGAGGGAAATGAACGGTCGATAAAATAGAAAGGTCTTCCTGGGATGACAGGGTAACTCCTTCCCATCTTTTTTCTTCCATACCTGAACCTGCCTTATTCCGGTTTTTTTACAAGGGAAAGTTTGTATAAAACAAATACCAAAGACGGAATGAAACAGCAAGTGTTTTTTCCGACAGGTTAATATAAATTTTTTTAAGCAAATACTTGACTAATCTTGTCATGTTTTATATATTATCTCCACAAGCGGAGAACCAATCATGTTGAAGCTTTCAAATAAAGGCCTTTACGGTATCAAGGCCCTCTATGAACTGGCCAGGAATTACGGAGGCTTGCCGGTTACCATACGGGAAATATCCGAGCATCACGGCATGCCGGTGCCATTCCTCGTCCAGGTTCTCCACAGGCTGCGTCAGGCGGGCATCGTTGAAAGCCGACGGGGTATCAACGGCGGTTATATGCTCTCGCGGTCGCCGGAGGCGATCACCCTGGGGGATGCAGTACGCGCCCTCGATGGGCCTATAGCGCTCTGCGACTGCCTGCAGCAGGTGGAACCCGGCTATTTGGACCGGATAACGGGATGTGTAACATCGAGCATCTACCGCCGGCTGGGGCAGGAGGTGGAGAAAGCTTTCGATTCGGTAACTCTCCAGGAGCTTGCCGCCCAAGCGCCGGAAAAGACTTCTGTCGGGAAATGTTGAAAAAAAACATCAAACTAAAGGAGAGAATTCAGGAGTCAGAATACAGAATAGAAATTTTAACGGGTATGTCGTTAAGAAAGCTAAGGTGATCATCCGAAAGGTTAATCCCCCCTACCCCCCTTACTAAGGGGGGAAAAACAAAATTGTATTACCATGTAAACATTTACTAGAATTTGACAGAACTCTCTTCCTGAATTCCCCCCTTGCGGGGTCCCCGCTCGTACGAAGTACGAGTGGGGTGCAATAAGGGGGGATGCCGAAGGCAGGGGGGATATTTAAAGACACGGGAGCATTCAATTTCTCCCATTTACTGTATATTGCTGACTGAACGACATACCTATAAAAACTTTTTTACTTTGCACCTTTTTTTATTCTGGCTCCTGGCTCCTGGATTCTTCTATTCTCTCTTTCATCATCAACTTTTTTTATACTTGGAGAATCTATGAAGACACATTACTATTTTGATCATAACGCGACCACGCCGATCCGTCCCGAAGTTCTCGAAGCCATGATGCCCTTCCTTACCGGGCAGTACGGTAATGCATCCAGCCCCCATGCACTGGGGCAGGCGGCACGGAGGGCGCTCGAAGACAGCCGCTCCCGCATAGCTGCTCTTTTGGGAGCGGAACCGGATGAGATCGTATTCACCGGCTGCGGAACTGAGTCCGATAACATCGCCATAACCGGCAGCCTCATGAGCTCGTCGAAAGAGAAAAACGGCCTGGTCACCACACTCGTGGAACACAGCGCGGTGCTGAATACGGGGAAAATGCTCGAGAAGAAGGATTTGAAAGTCGTTTTTGCCGGAGTGGACAGCGAGTGCCGGCTGGACATTGATTTTCTCAGACAGGCAGTCGGCAGGGAAACCGGCCTGGTGAGCATCATGTTCGGAAATAACGAAACGGGGGTGATACAACCGATCCGTGAAGCCGCTGAGACAGCTCATGCAGCCGGGGCGCTTTTCCATACAGATGCGGTCCAGGCGGCGGGGAAGATTCCTATTCATGTGAAGGAGATGGGCATCGATATGCTCTCCATGTCCGCGCACAAGATGAACGCTCCGAAAGGGCTAGGCCTCTTTTACATCCGCAGGGGAATCCCCATAACGCCTCTGACGTACGGCGGCCATCACGAGCATGGAATCCGTCCCGGAACAGAGAATGTTGCGGGAATCGTGGGTTTTGCCAGGGCATTTGAACTGGCGGTGAGAGAAATGAAAACCGAGGGGGAGAAGCTTTCAAAACTGCGCGACCGGATGGAGAGTTCGATTGAAAATCTTATCCCGGATGTGCTTTTCAACGGAAGAAAAGCCGTGCGCCTTCCCGGAACATCCAACATCTCGTTTCTTGGTGTGGACGGCGAGGCGCTGCTCATCAGCATGGACATGGAAGGCCTTGCGGTATCCACAGGCTCGGCCTGCACCTCGGGAGAGGTTGCGCCTTCTCATGTACTGGTCGCGATGGGAGTCGA
Encoded here:
- a CDS encoding SDR family oxidoreductase, translated to MRQKRVLVTGGAGFLGSHLCDRLVASGYDVICLDNFFTGSKRNIYHLLDKPNFELIRHDVTLPIYLEVDEIYNLACPASPVFYQKDPIQTTKVNVLGAINMLGMAKRVKAKILQASTSEVYGDPEVHPQKETYWGRVNPIGPRACYDEGKRCAETLFFDYYTQNHVNIRVIRIFNTYGPRMSSDDGRVISNFIVQSLGGEDITIFGDGSHTRSFCYVDDLIEGMVRMMDGPDDFIGPVNLGNEGEFTIRELAEKVISLTGSHSKIVSMPLPQDDPAKRKPDITLAFQKLGWRPVVTLEKGLEKTIAYFRNQF
- a CDS encoding Rrf2 family transcriptional regulator; the encoded protein is MLKLSNKGLYGIKALYELARNYGGLPVTIREISEHHGMPVPFLVQVLHRLRQAGIVESRRGINGGYMLSRSPEAITLGDAVRALDGPIALCDCLQQVEPGYLDRITGCVTSSIYRRLGQEVEKAFDSVTLQELAAQAPEKTSVGKC
- a CDS encoding aminotransferase class V-fold PLP-dependent enzyme, which translates into the protein MKTHYYFDHNATTPIRPEVLEAMMPFLTGQYGNASSPHALGQAARRALEDSRSRIAALLGAEPDEIVFTGCGTESDNIAITGSLMSSSKEKNGLVTTLVEHSAVLNTGKMLEKKDLKVVFAGVDSECRLDIDFLRQAVGRETGLVSIMFGNNETGVIQPIREAAETAHAAGALFHTDAVQAAGKIPIHVKEMGIDMLSMSAHKMNAPKGLGLFYIRRGIPITPLTYGGHHEHGIRPGTENVAGIVGFARAFELAVREMKTEGEKLSKLRDRMESSIENLIPDVLFNGRKAVRLPGTSNISFLGVDGEALLISMDMEGLAVSTGSACTSGEVAPSHVLVAMGVDPRTATSSLRFSMGWGTTDEGVDHILEVLPGIVNRLRRVSGGVVGECVTTDV